A window of the Radiobacillus deserti genome harbors these coding sequences:
- a CDS encoding anti-sigma-F factor Fin family protein, whose translation MPLIYKCNHCGNQVGELHQKVVDTKSLGWHELSEQEKREMIQYQDNGDIHIQTICENCQESLEHNPHYHELDYFIQ comes from the coding sequence TTGCCGTTAATTTATAAGTGTAATCATTGTGGAAATCAGGTCGGTGAGCTGCATCAAAAAGTGGTGGATACGAAATCTTTAGGTTGGCATGAGCTTTCGGAACAAGAAAAACGGGAGATGATCCAATATCAAGACAATGGGGATATCCATATCCAAACGATTTGTGAGAACTGCCAAGAATCATTAGAACACAATCCTCATTATCATGAATTGGACTACTTCATCCAATAG
- the pth gene encoding aminoacyl-tRNA hydrolase produces MKCIVGLGNPGRRFEDTRHNIGFMVVDELMKRHQLSLDKKKFNGQFTTHVVEGEKVIFLQPLTYMNLSGESVRPLADFYNLNPEDIVVIYDDLDLPNGKIRLRQKGGHGGHNGIRSMIDHLGTKEFKRIRVGIGRPTTPQPVPNFVTEPFTKEEWVLAREGIYKAADACDAWFSKPFEQVMNEFN; encoded by the coding sequence ATGAAGTGTATAGTAGGGCTCGGTAATCCGGGAAGACGCTTTGAAGATACCCGGCATAATATAGGATTTATGGTCGTAGATGAACTGATGAAACGACACCAGCTGTCACTAGATAAGAAAAAGTTTAACGGTCAATTTACAACACATGTAGTAGAAGGGGAAAAGGTTATTTTTCTTCAACCTTTGACATATATGAATCTCTCTGGAGAGTCCGTCCGTCCTTTAGCGGATTTTTATAATCTAAATCCAGAAGATATCGTCGTCATTTATGATGATTTAGACTTGCCGAATGGCAAGATTCGTTTAAGACAAAAAGGTGGTCACGGAGGACATAATGGGATTCGTTCTATGATTGATCATTTAGGAACAAAGGAGTTTAAACGAATCCGTGTCGGAATCGGAAGACCAACAACACCACAGCCCGTCCCTAATTTTGTGACAGAACCATTCACGAAAGAGGAGTGGGTACTTGCTAGGGAAGGAATTTATAAAGCGGCTGATGCTTGTGACGCATGGTTCTCCAAGCCTTTTGAGCAGGTTATGAATGAATTTAACTAA
- a CDS encoding ribose-phosphate diphosphokinase yields MSSGYKDSSLKVFSLNSNQELAKEIANHIGIELGKCSVTTFSDGEVQINIEESVRGCDVYVVQSTSEPVNQHMMELLIMIDALKRASASSINIVMPYYGYARQDRKARAREPITAKLVADLLQTAGASRVITLDLHAPQIQGFFDIPVDQLVGVPILADYFLKKELDDIVVVSPDHGGVTRARHMADRLKAPIAIIDKRRPKPNVAEVMNIVGNIEGKTAILIDDIIDTAGTITLAANALIENGATEVYACCTHPVLSGPAIERIDNSKIKELIVTNSIALKEEKKMDKLSQLSVAPLISEAIVRVHELQSVSILFD; encoded by the coding sequence ATGTCATCGGGTTATAAAGATTCGTCGCTTAAGGTTTTTTCATTAAATTCAAATCAGGAACTAGCAAAAGAAATTGCTAATCACATAGGGATTGAACTAGGAAAATGTTCGGTTACGACATTTAGTGATGGAGAAGTACAAATTAACATTGAAGAAAGTGTACGTGGTTGTGATGTGTATGTTGTTCAATCTACATCTGAACCCGTGAACCAACACATGATGGAGCTTCTTATCATGATTGATGCTCTAAAACGAGCATCTGCTAGCTCTATCAATATCGTGATGCCGTATTACGGCTATGCGCGTCAAGATCGTAAAGCGCGTGCAAGAGAACCGATTACAGCTAAACTAGTAGCGGATTTATTGCAAACAGCAGGTGCTTCAAGAGTGATTACACTAGATTTACACGCACCACAAATCCAAGGGTTCTTTGATATCCCTGTGGATCAACTAGTAGGGGTACCTATATTAGCAGATTATTTCCTGAAAAAAGAGTTAGATGATATTGTCGTGGTATCACCAGACCATGGTGGCGTCACGCGTGCGCGACATATGGCGGATCGATTAAAAGCTCCAATTGCAATTATTGATAAAAGACGTCCGAAGCCAAATGTGGCAGAGGTCATGAATATTGTAGGGAATATCGAAGGAAAAACAGCTATCCTAATCGATGATATTATTGATACAGCTGGGACGATTACTCTTGCCGCAAATGCTTTAATAGAAAATGGTGCAACAGAAGTGTATGCATGCTGTACACATCCAGTGCTATCTGGACCTGCCATTGAACGTATTGATAATTCCAAGATTAAAGAGCTCATTGTGACTAATAGTATTGCTTTAAAAGAAGAAAAGAAAATGGACAAGCTTAGTCAGCTTTCTGTTGCTCCATTGATTAGTGAAGCAATTGTACGTGTCCACGAGCTGCAATCTGTAAGTATTCTTTTTGATTAA
- a CDS encoding 50S ribosomal protein L25/general stress protein Ctc, with amino-acid sequence MTVTLKVDNREDLTQSNTRKIRHNGMIPAVVYGNDREPTTISVNSLELLKTVRDEGRNAIISLDVNGESVDVMLHDYQVEPIKGELLHADFFVVNMSQEMDVEVAVHLTGESVGVKDGGVLQQPLYHLAVRAKPANIPEEISIDVTDLAVGDSITIGDLKSGRDYEILEDDNTTVVTVLPPDGGAEQDEVEAPEEIADADSEASNEDENKE; translated from the coding sequence TTGACAGTCACATTAAAGGTAGACAATAGAGAAGATTTAACACAATCTAACACTAGAAAAATTAGACATAACGGAATGATTCCTGCGGTTGTTTACGGGAATGATAGAGAACCTACTACGATTTCAGTTAACAGTTTAGAATTATTAAAAACCGTGAGAGATGAAGGTAGAAACGCAATTATCTCATTAGACGTGAATGGGGAATCAGTAGATGTTATGCTACATGATTACCAAGTAGAACCTATAAAAGGAGAATTATTACACGCAGATTTTTTTGTGGTAAATATGTCTCAAGAAATGGACGTTGAGGTAGCGGTGCATTTAACTGGTGAATCGGTCGGGGTGAAAGATGGTGGAGTGCTGCAACAACCACTCTATCATCTAGCTGTACGAGCTAAACCTGCAAATATCCCAGAAGAAATTAGTATTGATGTGACCGATTTAGCAGTTGGAGACAGTATTACAATCGGTGATCTAAAATCGGGACGAGATTATGAGATTTTAGAAGATGATAATACGACGGTTGTTACAGTTTTACCGCCAGATGGTGGAGCAGAGCAAGATGAAGTAGAGGCACCAGAGGAAATCGCTGATGCGGATTCGGAAGCAAGTAATGAAGATGAAAACAAAGAATAA